From one Streptomyces sp. ICC1 genomic stretch:
- a CDS encoding aminotransferase class V-fold PLP-dependent enzyme, which translates to MDLLPPEAVLGEFAHSTTYLNTATCGVLPRGAVTEVRRMAEAAGDGDPAGFGDFDRVNRAREAFARLVAVAPDRVAVGSAVSTHVGLVAASLPPGSEVLFPEGDFASVINPFVVRGDLKIRFAPLESLAEAVGPGTALVALSAVQSADGRAADLAAVRAAATAHGARMLVDATQAAGWAPFDAAPYEYTVAAGYKWLLATRGVSYLTVSEEAQDTLTPLHAGWVAAEPMWDSIYGPVKQLAPGARRFDESPAFLAYHAAEPALALLERVGIAAVGAHDTALAARYRAGLARLGHEPVPGSSPIVSVPGLADRRGALLAAGIVTAARAGSLRASFHLYNTEADVDRLLNALEG; encoded by the coding sequence ATGGATCTCCTTCCGCCCGAGGCCGTCCTCGGCGAGTTCGCGCATTCCACCACCTACCTCAACACCGCCACCTGCGGCGTCCTCCCGCGCGGAGCCGTCACCGAGGTGCGGCGGATGGCCGAGGCCGCCGGGGACGGGGACCCGGCCGGCTTCGGCGACTTCGACCGGGTGAACCGGGCCCGGGAGGCCTTCGCCCGCCTCGTCGCGGTCGCCCCGGATCGGGTGGCCGTCGGATCGGCCGTCTCCACGCACGTCGGCCTGGTCGCGGCCTCGCTCCCGCCCGGGTCCGAAGTCCTGTTCCCCGAAGGCGACTTCGCCTCCGTCATCAACCCCTTCGTGGTGCGCGGCGACCTCAAGATCCGCTTCGCCCCGCTGGAATCCCTCGCCGAAGCCGTCGGGCCCGGCACCGCGTTGGTCGCGCTGAGCGCCGTGCAGTCCGCCGACGGGCGCGCGGCCGACCTCGCGGCGGTCCGCGCCGCGGCCACCGCCCACGGGGCGCGGATGCTGGTCGACGCCACGCAGGCGGCGGGCTGGGCGCCCTTCGACGCCGCGCCGTACGAGTACACGGTCGCCGCCGGCTACAAGTGGCTCCTGGCGACGCGGGGGGTCTCCTACCTCACGGTCTCCGAGGAGGCCCAGGACACGCTGACCCCGCTGCACGCGGGCTGGGTGGCGGCCGAGCCGATGTGGGACTCCATCTACGGCCCGGTGAAGCAACTGGCGCCCGGAGCGAGGCGGTTCGACGAGTCCCCGGCCTTCCTGGCCTACCACGCCGCCGAGCCGGCGCTGGCGCTGCTGGAGCGGGTCGGCATCGCCGCCGTCGGCGCCCACGACACGGCCCTGGCCGCCCGCTACCGCGCCGGCCTCGCCCGGCTCGGCCACGAGCCGGTCCCCGGCTCGTCCCCGATCGTCTCGGTCCCGGGCCTGGCCGACCGCCGGGGCGCCCTGCTCGCCGCGGGCATCGTCACCGCCGCCCGCGCCGGGAGCCTGCGGGCCTCCTTCCACCTCTACAACACCGAGGCGGACGTGGACCGGCTGCTGAACGCCCTGGAGGGCTGA
- a CDS encoding DsbA family oxidoreductase: MRVEIWSDIACPWCYIGKARFTQGLADFAHRDEVEVVFRSFELDPNGPKGQVAPVVEMLAKKYGRTLEEARGMEEHVAASARAEGLTYRTEGRDHGNTFDIHRLLHLAAARGRQEELLDLAYRANFGEERSVFDPEVLAALAVEAGLDGAEARAVLADESAYATEVRADEREAAELGANAVPFFVLDRRYGISGGQPAEVFTRALEQAWAGREVLAPAAPEGEACEPDGACAVPQP; the protein is encoded by the coding sequence ATGCGCGTCGAGATCTGGAGCGACATCGCCTGCCCGTGGTGCTACATCGGCAAGGCCCGCTTCACCCAGGGGCTGGCCGACTTCGCCCACCGTGACGAGGTCGAGGTCGTCTTCCGCTCCTTCGAGCTCGACCCCAACGGCCCCAAGGGGCAGGTGGCGCCCGTCGTGGAGATGCTGGCCAAGAAGTACGGCCGCACCCTCGAGGAGGCGCGCGGCATGGAGGAGCACGTCGCCGCGAGCGCCCGCGCCGAGGGGCTGACGTACCGCACCGAGGGCCGCGACCACGGCAACACCTTCGACATCCACCGCCTGCTGCACCTGGCCGCCGCCCGCGGCCGCCAGGAGGAGCTGCTCGACCTCGCCTACCGCGCCAACTTCGGCGAGGAGCGCTCCGTCTTCGACCCCGAGGTGCTGGCCGCGCTCGCCGTCGAGGCCGGACTGGACGGCGCCGAGGCCCGCGCCGTGCTGGCCGACGAGTCCGCCTACGCCACCGAGGTCCGCGCCGACGAGCGCGAGGCGGCCGAACTGGGCGCCAACGCCGTGCCGTTCTTCGTGCTCGACCGCCGTTACGGGATCTCGGGCGGCCAGCCCGCAGAGGTGTTCACGCGGGCGCTGGAGCAGGCGTGGGCCGGGCGCGAGGTGCTCGCACCCGCCGCCCCCGAGGGCGAGGCGTGCGAGCCCGACGGCGCGTGCGCGGTGCCGCAGCCGTAA
- a CDS encoding GNAT family N-acetyltransferase, translating into MIRTAQPADLDAIAALHTRARATYYRGRIPEEAYGGAAELARTREGWSLAVARAGADGGVLCAERDGELTGVAAFRTAAGETTLTQLHVDPAHWRRGTGAALHAACLDAWHRAGVRRVRLEVYGHNLRAQAFYATHGWLADPAGAQAGSHLTLWLTVPAAGDAGGRRGPLSGE; encoded by the coding sequence ATGATCCGAACCGCGCAGCCCGCCGACCTCGACGCGATCGCCGCCCTCCACACCCGGGCCCGCGCCACCTACTACCGGGGCCGGATCCCCGAGGAGGCCTACGGCGGCGCGGCCGAGCTGGCGCGCACCCGCGAGGGCTGGTCCCTGGCGGTCGCCCGGGCCGGAGCCGACGGCGGGGTGCTCTGCGCCGAGCGGGACGGCGAGCTCACCGGGGTGGCCGCCTTCCGCACCGCCGCCGGCGAGACCACCCTCACCCAACTGCACGTGGACCCCGCGCACTGGCGCCGGGGCACCGGTGCCGCCCTGCACGCCGCCTGCCTGGACGCCTGGCACCGGGCAGGGGTCCGCAGGGTCCGGCTGGAGGTCTACGGTCACAACCTCCGCGCCCAGGCCTTCTACGCCACCCACGGCTGGCTCGCGGATCCCGCCGGGGCCCAGGCCGGCTCCCACCTCACGCTCTGGCTCACCGTGCCGGCGGCGGGGGACGCCGGCGGCCGGCGCGGGCCCCTGTCCGGGGAATGA
- a CDS encoding penicillin-binding transpeptidase domain-containing protein, which yields MNKTIRRASVFCLLLVLALMVRVTWVQAYQGQALADDDNNKRNLIGQYENPLGNIIVGGEAITGSTKTDGKTYGYKRTYTDGPLYAPITGYSSQAFGSSMLEGVYKGILNGSDNRLKTIMDTLTNKRAAPGNVLTTIDKNVQKAGYDALNGMQGSAVAIDPSTGEILAVVNNSSFDPGSFAGATDADQKAWDALNADKGKAMENTALRKPQAPGSTFKLVTLAAAIENGLVTNIDTPTGIPGDYTIPGTRTKLPSEAGNEACNNVSPRTALRLSCNNVFAEFAHKLGQDKMRAMAEKLGFNVVQKTPVWASPASKYPKDKMSVDQVAQTGIGQFDVQATPLQMAMVTAAIENGGTLVSPHAVSEVTDSNGNVLESFKDPKSQQVMNGKTASMIQDAMRTVATEGGGKTAQVPGAEVGAKTGTAQRGVNNSLSPLAWFTSYGKLNGKQIAVAVVIERSDTDRSEIGGGKLAAPVAQKMMEAWLKK from the coding sequence ATGAACAAGACGATCAGGCGTGCGTCGGTCTTCTGTCTGCTTCTGGTGCTGGCCCTCATGGTGCGGGTCACCTGGGTGCAGGCGTATCAAGGCCAGGCCCTCGCAGACGACGACAACAACAAGCGGAACCTCATCGGGCAGTACGAGAACCCGTTGGGGAACATCATCGTGGGCGGGGAGGCGATCACGGGCTCCACGAAGACGGACGGCAAGACCTACGGGTACAAGCGGACCTACACCGACGGACCGCTGTACGCGCCGATCACCGGCTACAGCTCGCAGGCCTTCGGTTCGAGCATGCTGGAGGGCGTCTACAAGGGCATCCTCAACGGCTCCGACAACCGGCTCAAGACGATCATGGACACGCTCACCAACAAGCGCGCCGCCCCGGGCAACGTGCTGACCACGATCGACAAGAACGTCCAGAAGGCGGGCTACGACGCGCTGAACGGCATGCAGGGCTCCGCCGTCGCGATCGATCCGTCCACGGGCGAGATCCTGGCCGTCGTGAACAACTCGTCCTTCGACCCGGGCAGCTTCGCCGGCGCCACCGACGCGGACCAGAAGGCGTGGGACGCGCTCAACGCCGACAAGGGCAAGGCGATGGAGAACACGGCGCTGCGCAAGCCGCAGGCGCCCGGCTCGACCTTCAAGCTGGTCACCCTGGCGGCGGCCATCGAGAACGGCCTGGTCACCAACATCGACACGCCCACCGGGATCCCCGGCGACTACACGATCCCCGGCACGCGGACCAAGCTGCCCAGCGAGGCGGGCAACGAGGCCTGCAACAACGTCTCCCCGCGGACCGCGCTGCGGCTGTCCTGCAACAACGTCTTCGCCGAGTTCGCCCACAAGCTGGGCCAGGACAAGATGCGGGCGATGGCGGAGAAGCTCGGCTTCAACGTCGTGCAGAAGACCCCCGTCTGGGCCAGCCCGGCCAGCAAGTACCCGAAGGACAAGATGTCGGTCGACCAGGTCGCGCAGACCGGTATCGGCCAGTTCGACGTGCAGGCGACCCCGCTGCAGATGGCGATGGTGACGGCCGCGATCGAGAACGGCGGCACGCTGGTCTCCCCGCACGCGGTCTCGGAGGTCACCGACTCCAACGGCAACGTGCTGGAGAGCTTCAAGGACCCCAAGTCCCAGCAGGTCATGAACGGAAAGACCGCCTCGATGATCCAGGACGCCATGAGGACGGTCGCCACCGAGGGCGGCGGCAAGACCGCCCAGGTCCCGGGCGCCGAGGTGGGCGCCAAGACCGGTACCGCCCAGCGCGGCGTGAACAACAGCCTGTCGCCGCTCGCCTGGTTCACCTCGTACGGAAAGCTGAACGGCAAGCAGATCGCGGTCGCCGTGGTGATCGAGCGGTCGGACACCGACCGCTCGGAGATCGGCGGCGGCAAGCTGGCCGCCCCCGTCGCGCAGAAGATGATGGAGGCGTGGCTCAAGAAGTAG
- a CDS encoding response regulator transcription factor, translating into MRVVLADDERMVRTALRVILEAEPDMTVVGEAATGTEAVSVVRALAPDIVLMDVRMPEIDGIRATERILATMARPPRIVVVTTFENDAYVYDALRAGAAGFLLKRAGADELTGAVRLVARGDSLLFPAAVRSLAAARTPTGAGPGAAPWVARLTDREADVLRLMATGLSNHEVGERLGVGPQTVKTHVASVLAKTGSRDRTQAVIAAYEGGFPMRKG; encoded by the coding sequence CTGCGCGTCGTGCTGGCCGATGACGAGCGGATGGTGCGCACCGCCCTGCGGGTCATCCTCGAGGCCGAGCCCGACATGACGGTCGTCGGGGAGGCGGCGACCGGCACCGAGGCCGTGTCCGTGGTCCGCGCGCTCGCCCCCGACATAGTGCTGATGGACGTCCGGATGCCCGAGATCGACGGCATCCGGGCCACCGAGCGGATCCTGGCCACCATGGCGCGGCCGCCGCGGATCGTCGTGGTCACCACCTTCGAGAACGACGCGTACGTCTACGACGCGCTGCGCGCCGGAGCCGCCGGGTTCCTCCTCAAGCGGGCCGGCGCCGACGAGCTGACCGGCGCGGTCCGGCTGGTGGCCCGGGGCGACTCGTTGCTGTTCCCGGCGGCCGTCCGCTCCCTGGCCGCGGCCCGCACCCCGACCGGCGCCGGGCCCGGCGCCGCGCCCTGGGTGGCGCGGCTGACCGACAGGGAGGCCGACGTACTGCGCCTGATGGCCACCGGACTTTCCAACCACGAGGTGGGCGAGCGCCTGGGCGTCGGCCCGCAGACGGTCAAGACGCACGTGGCCTCGGTCCTGGCCAAGACCGGCTCCCGGGACCGTACGCAGGCGGTCATCGCGGCGTACGAGGGAGGTTTCCCCATGAGGAAAGGCTGA
- a CDS encoding histidine kinase: MLGGALLMPYFLLAQVAVGVAAGEGTTAFSSLPSSLGAYAVSLPLVAVTGLFGLVRPLSVAAVRALCAVPGERLAEGRARSGAARGRAAAWWTVHLGVGALVSGMTLAVPPMAVVLIALPFVSALRELPLGLGFLSTRAQSYAAPGLGIGLLVALALCAAGAAALLARLAPVLLGPTAADRLAAAEERAADLAVRNRLARELHDAVGHALSAVTLQAGAARRVLDSDPGFVREALAAIEDTTRRTVGELDAVLGLLREGDAAGPGAAGPAPTLAADLDGLLARSRAAGTPIGVHEDPGPAGDWARLPAIASREAYRIVQEGLSNALRHGSGPVALRILVRERSGRRELEITMTNGPAAAPGAGEARETRMTGGRGLRGAAERAALLGGRLEAGPHGGHWRLRAVLPLGGAAR; this comes from the coding sequence ATACTCGGCGGGGCTCTGCTGATGCCGTACTTCCTGCTCGCGCAGGTGGCGGTCGGCGTGGCCGCAGGAGAGGGGACCACCGCGTTCAGCTCCTTGCCGTCCAGCCTCGGCGCTTACGCCGTCAGTCTCCCGCTCGTGGCCGTGACCGGGCTGTTCGGGCTGGTCCGGCCGCTGTCGGTGGCCGCGGTACGGGCCCTGTGCGCGGTGCCGGGGGAGCGGCTCGCCGAGGGGCGGGCCCGGAGCGGGGCGGCCCGGGGACGGGCCGCGGCCTGGTGGACCGTGCACCTGGGGGTCGGTGCGCTCGTCAGCGGGATGACCCTCGCGGTGCCGCCCATGGCCGTGGTGCTGATCGCCCTGCCGTTCGTGAGCGCGCTGCGGGAGCTCCCGCTCGGGCTCGGCTTCCTGAGCACCCGGGCCCAGTCGTACGCGGCCCCCGGGCTGGGGATCGGCCTGCTGGTGGCGCTCGCCCTGTGCGCCGCCGGGGCCGCGGCGCTGCTGGCCCGGCTGGCGCCCGTGCTGCTCGGGCCGACGGCGGCGGACCGGCTGGCGGCGGCCGAGGAGCGGGCCGCCGACCTGGCGGTCCGCAACCGGCTGGCGCGCGAGCTGCACGACGCCGTCGGGCACGCGCTGAGCGCGGTCACCCTGCAGGCGGGCGCCGCCCGGCGGGTGCTCGACAGCGACCCCGGCTTCGTACGGGAGGCGCTGGCCGCGATCGAGGACACCACCCGGCGCACGGTGGGGGAGCTGGACGCGGTCCTCGGCCTGCTGCGCGAGGGGGACGCCGCCGGGCCCGGGGCGGCCGGCCCGGCCCCGACGCTCGCCGCCGACCTGGACGGGCTGCTGGCGCGCAGCCGGGCCGCGGGGACCCCGATCGGCGTGCACGAGGATCCGGGGCCGGCCGGGGACTGGGCGCGGCTGCCGGCGATCGCCTCCCGCGAGGCGTACCGCATCGTGCAGGAGGGGCTGAGCAACGCACTGCGGCACGGGTCGGGCCCGGTCGCCCTGCGGATCCTCGTACGGGAACGGAGCGGACGGCGTGAACTGGAGATCACCATGACGAACGGACCGGCCGCCGCACCCGGGGCGGGGGAGGCCCGGGAGACGCGTATGACCGGAGGCCGGGGGCTGCGGGGCGCCGCGGAGCGGGCCGCCCTGCTCGGCGGGCGCCTCGAGGCCGGACCACACGGGGGCCACTGGCGGCTGCGGGCCGTCCTCCCCCTGGGCGGAGCGGCCCGGTGA
- a CDS encoding LysE family transporter: protein MTEVIAVAVITFLAVISPGADFAMVVRNSYLYGRPTGLFAAAGVAAGVLVHVSYTMLGVGLLIASSAELFTVIKLAGAAYLVWVGIRTFRARAEVTVDLEEKGGLTPFGALRSGFLTNVLNPKTTLFVVSTFTQVVGPGTAVWQQAGYGLFMSVAHLGWFSAVALFFSNSRLRDRMLKAQKALNRAIGSVLVGLGVGLGFAR, encoded by the coding sequence ATGACAGAAGTGATCGCAGTCGCCGTCATCACCTTCCTCGCCGTCATCAGTCCCGGCGCGGACTTCGCCATGGTCGTCCGCAACAGCTACCTGTACGGGCGGCCCACCGGCCTGTTCGCGGCCGCCGGGGTCGCGGCCGGGGTACTGGTGCACGTCTCGTACACGATGCTCGGGGTCGGCCTGCTGATCGCCTCCTCCGCCGAGCTGTTCACGGTGATCAAGCTCGCGGGTGCCGCGTACCTGGTGTGGGTCGGGATACGGACCTTCCGGGCGCGGGCCGAGGTGACCGTGGACCTGGAGGAGAAGGGCGGGCTGACGCCGTTCGGGGCGCTCAGGAGCGGCTTCCTGACCAATGTGCTCAATCCGAAGACCACGCTGTTCGTCGTGTCCACCTTCACCCAGGTGGTCGGGCCGGGGACTGCGGTGTGGCAGCAGGCCGGGTACGGGCTGTTCATGTCGGTGGCGCACCTGGGCTGGTTCTCGGCGGTGGCGCTGTTCTTCTCCAACTCCCGGCTGCGCGACCGGATGCTGAAGGCGCAGAAGGCGCTGAACCGGGCCATCGGCTCGGTGCTGGTGGGTCTCGGGGTGGGGCTGGGCTTCGCCCGCTGA
- a CDS encoding thioesterase family protein, which translates to MGAESDAGRDVERDVERDVDGFYERVGAGRFLASAHTRGPWDPGSQHAGPPAALLGRAIEERPGARDDMRIARITYEVLRPVPIGPLEVTTSVLRAGRGTEVVEAALAPAGAAPVMLARALRIRVARESVPAVVPGPELPPPGEVGVTPFFPVPWERGYHAAVETRFTEGAFVELGPGTCWMRMKVPLVAGEETRPLDRVLVAADSGNGISSVMDFGRYVFVNGDLTVHLHRHPVGEWVCVEARTSVDGAGIGLADARLHDEKGPIGRSAQSLFVAPRG; encoded by the coding sequence ATGGGTGCCGAGAGCGATGCCGGGCGTGATGTCGAGCGTGACGTCGAGCGTGACGTCGACGGGTTCTACGAGCGGGTCGGCGCGGGGCGGTTCCTGGCCAGCGCCCACACGCGCGGGCCGTGGGACCCCGGTTCGCAGCACGCCGGTCCGCCGGCCGCGCTCCTCGGCCGGGCGATCGAGGAGCGGCCGGGCGCGCGGGACGACATGCGGATCGCCCGGATCACGTACGAGGTCCTGCGCCCGGTGCCGATCGGTCCGCTGGAGGTGACCACCAGCGTGCTCCGGGCCGGGCGCGGCACCGAGGTCGTCGAGGCCGCGCTCGCCCCCGCCGGGGCCGCGCCCGTGATGCTGGCGCGCGCCCTGCGGATCCGGGTGGCGCGGGAGTCCGTACCGGCCGTCGTGCCCGGGCCGGAGCTGCCGCCGCCCGGGGAGGTGGGGGTGACTCCGTTCTTCCCGGTGCCGTGGGAGCGGGGCTATCACGCGGCGGTGGAGACGCGCTTCACCGAGGGTGCCTTCGTCGAACTGGGGCCGGGCACCTGTTGGATGCGGATGAAGGTGCCGCTCGTGGCAGGGGAGGAGACCCGGCCGCTGGACCGCGTCCTGGTCGCCGCGGACTCGGGCAACGGCATCAGCTCCGTCATGGACTTCGGGCGGTACGTCTTCGTCAACGGCGACCTGACCGTCCATCTGCACCGCCATCCGGTGGGCGAATGGGTCTGCGTGGAGGCCCGTACGAGCGTGGACGGGGCCGGCATCGGCCTCGCGGACGCCCGCCTGCACGACGAGAAGGGCCCGATCGGGCGGAGCGCGCAGAGCCTCTTCGTCGCGCCCCGGGGCTGA
- a CDS encoding bifunctional lytic transglycosylase/C40 family peptidase, with protein sequence MRRLWVVGGISFGACLCFLALLVVGTYSAAAGIASGGGRAVGLAKGAVPGKYQTLVQKWGNLCPTLTPALLAAQLYSESGWNPGAVSPADARGIAQFIPGTWATHGIDGDGDGDRDIWDPNDAIPSAASYDCDLARYVAKVPGDPVKNMLAAYNAGPGAVTQYQGVPPFRETQGYVKTITTLAKSFEAPVGRVAPSQQAAGAIYFAQKQLGTPYLWGGNGTPDQDGRFDCSGLTKAAYESVGVDLPRVANDQYNAGPHPSRAELLPGDLVFFSDDLTNSREIRHVGLYVGGGYMINAPFTGAVIRFDKIDTPDYFGATRVTKDGAEALPRRETAGSAA encoded by the coding sequence GTGCGCAGACTCTGGGTGGTCGGTGGAATCAGCTTCGGGGCGTGCCTGTGCTTTCTCGCCCTGCTCGTGGTCGGTACGTACTCCGCCGCCGCGGGCATCGCGAGCGGCGGAGGCCGTGCCGTGGGCCTCGCGAAGGGGGCCGTGCCGGGGAAGTACCAGACCCTGGTGCAGAAGTGGGGCAACCTCTGCCCGACGCTCACCCCGGCGCTGCTGGCGGCGCAGCTCTACTCGGAGAGCGGCTGGAACCCGGGTGCGGTGAGCCCGGCCGACGCGCGGGGCATCGCGCAGTTCATCCCGGGCACCTGGGCGACGCACGGCATCGACGGTGACGGCGACGGGGACCGCGACATCTGGGATCCGAACGACGCGATCCCGTCGGCGGCTTCGTACGACTGCGATCTGGCGCGGTACGTGGCCAAGGTGCCCGGGGACCCCGTCAAGAACATGCTGGCGGCCTACAACGCCGGTCCGGGCGCGGTGACGCAGTACCAGGGCGTCCCGCCGTTCCGGGAGACGCAGGGGTACGTGAAGACCATCACCACGCTCGCCAAGAGCTTCGAGGCGCCCGTCGGGCGGGTGGCGCCGTCCCAGCAGGCCGCCGGGGCCATCTACTTCGCGCAGAAGCAGTTGGGGACGCCGTACCTGTGGGGCGGGAACGGCACGCCCGACCAGGACGGGCGGTTCGACTGCTCGGGGCTGACCAAGGCCGCGTACGAGTCGGTGGGGGTCGACCTGCCCCGGGTGGCGAACGACCAGTACAACGCGGGGCCGCACCCCTCGCGGGCCGAACTGCTGCCGGGTGACCTGGTGTTCTTCTCTGATGATCTGACGAACTCTCGGGAGATCCGGCACGTCGGGCTCTACGTGGGCGGCGGGTACATGATCAACGCCCCGTTCACCGGCGCCGTGATCCGTTTCGACAAGATCGACACCCCCGACTACTTCGGTGCGACCCGCGTGACGAAGGACGGCGCGGAGGCGCTGCCGAGGCGGGAAACAGCCGGTAGCGCAGCGTGA
- a CDS encoding phosphatase PAP2 family protein — protein MAGLTTGGPNVDVSLLYGINGLARRAPDWLDRAVYAVGEYGILLTLVLLVLWCWRGARRQDEAAAVESLTALVWAPLAAAGALLLNVPLREFVGRPRPAQQHGGVDVLDPGAGIGHSPFSFVSDHTTLAMALGVGLFIAHRKLGFVGIALALIEGFTRVYVGVHYPTDVIGGLALGTAVVLLLAPLAMALLTPVVRAVARSPRLGVLVRAGGRALPRPLDLAPTPPPARGHESDLAA, from the coding sequence ATGGCTGGACTCACAACTGGTGGGCCGAACGTGGATGTAAGCCTGCTGTACGGAATCAACGGACTGGCCCGGCGGGCCCCGGACTGGCTGGACCGGGCGGTCTACGCGGTCGGCGAGTACGGGATCCTGCTCACCCTCGTGCTCCTGGTCCTGTGGTGCTGGCGCGGAGCGCGCCGGCAGGACGAGGCGGCGGCGGTCGAATCCCTCACCGCGCTCGTGTGGGCTCCCCTCGCCGCGGCGGGCGCGCTGCTCCTGAACGTCCCGCTGCGGGAGTTCGTGGGCCGGCCGCGGCCGGCCCAGCAGCACGGCGGGGTCGACGTGCTGGATCCCGGCGCCGGGATCGGGCACAGCCCCTTCTCCTTCGTCAGCGACCACACCACCCTCGCGATGGCCCTGGGCGTCGGCCTGTTCATCGCCCACCGCAAGCTCGGCTTCGTGGGGATCGCCCTGGCCCTGATCGAGGGCTTCACCCGGGTCTACGTGGGCGTGCACTACCCGACCGACGTCATCGGCGGACTCGCGCTGGGCACGGCGGTGGTGCTGCTGCTCGCCCCGCTCGCGATGGCGCTGCTGACCCCGGTGGTGCGGGCGGTGGCCCGGTCCCCGCGGCTGGGCGTACTGGTCCGGGCCGGCGGGCGGGCGCTGCCCCGGCCGCTGGACCTCGCGCCGACCCCGCCGCCGGCGCGCGGCCACGAGAGCGACCTCGCGGCCTGA
- a CDS encoding metal-sensitive transcriptional regulator, which yields MTAIQAEGSGAEAGAVHGYHHQKDEHLKRLRRIEGQIRGLQRLVDEDVYCIDILTQVSASTKALQSFALQLLEEHLRHCVADAAVKGGGEIDAKVEEATKAIARLLRT from the coding sequence ATGACTGCCATCCAGGCGGAGGGCTCCGGAGCCGAAGCGGGCGCGGTGCACGGCTACCACCACCAGAAGGACGAGCACCTCAAGCGGCTCCGGCGGATCGAGGGCCAGATCCGGGGCCTCCAGCGCCTCGTCGACGAGGACGTCTACTGCATCGACATACTCACCCAGGTCTCGGCGAGCACGAAGGCACTGCAGTCCTTCGCGCTCCAGCTGCTGGAGGAGCACCTGCGCCACTGCGTCGCGGACGCGGCCGTCAAGGGCGGCGGCGAGATCGACGCCAAGGTGGAGGAAGCGACGAAGGCGATCGCCCGGCTGCTGCGCACCTGA
- a CDS encoding DUF47 family protein translates to MRFRLTPRETSFYDMFAASADNIVTGSKLLMELLGADSSARAEIAERMRAAEHAGDDATHAIFHQLNSSFITPFDREDIYNLASCLDDIMDFMEEAVDLVVLYNVEELPKGVEQQIEVLARAAELTAEAMPHLRTMTNLTEYWIEVNRLENQADQIHRKLLAQLFNGKYDAMEVLKLKQIVDVLEEAADAFEHVANTVETIAVKES, encoded by the coding sequence GTGCGATTTCGTCTGACCCCCAGGGAGACGAGCTTCTACGACATGTTCGCCGCATCCGCGGACAACATCGTCACGGGCTCGAAGCTCCTGATGGAACTGCTCGGAGCGGACTCCTCCGCCCGAGCCGAGATCGCGGAGCGGATGCGGGCAGCGGAGCACGCGGGGGATGACGCCACCCACGCGATCTTCCACCAGCTCAACTCCTCCTTCATCACGCCGTTCGACCGCGAGGACATCTACAACCTGGCGTCCTGCCTCGACGACATCATGGACTTCATGGAAGAGGCGGTCGACCTGGTCGTCCTCTACAACGTGGAGGAGCTCCCCAAGGGCGTCGAGCAGCAGATCGAGGTACTGGCGCGCGCGGCCGAGCTGACCGCCGAGGCCATGCCCCACCTGCGCACCATGACGAACCTGACCGAGTACTGGATCGAGGTCAACCGCCTCGAGAACCAGGCCGACCAGATCCACCGCAAGCTGCTCGCCCAGCTCTTCAACGGCAAGTACGACGCCATGGAGGTGCTGAAGCTCAAGCAGATCGTCGACGTGCTCGAAGAGGCGGCCGACGCGTTCGAGCACGTCGCGAACACGGTGGAGACCATCGCGGTCAAGGAGTCCTGA